In Gossypium hirsutum isolate 1008001.06 chromosome A10, Gossypium_hirsutum_v2.1, whole genome shotgun sequence, the DNA window agagtgcatttgtaggcactacaaaagataactttatcgaatttggggagttgaaggaagtgtgtgaagatgtgattatcctaatcaaatcttcaaggtggagattgttaacattaatgggagacaacattaatggcaaacaatacaaagtggtgcaagtttagcaccctaaagttgactttgaaaaagtggcatgggataatttttttggtccttgagataatgggctatttattgtttggtccttgaacctcaactataaataggccttctcatttctcatttcaatcatcccaaccaatctttctctcttagttttctctcttctcccatttgagaattcttaaggaattctatttgtttgtaatactctgaagatagtaaagttatcatctggtgttagtgcccgaggacgtaggtataatttaccgaacctcgttaaaactcttgtgttctttcttgtcctatttttctttcaatatttgagggtataatagtagtatttaattgtgctattaaattactatagaagggatattctgtctaaggaaagacttggtatttaagagatccatgtgatccacctctctttcctgggaattgaactttgtgtgattttttagtacaataatttacacgcttccgaccctattggaacaacagtgTGCTGCTATGACATCTAACGATGTCATGGCGGTGAAGCTCCATTTTCCATTGATAAGTTCATTTGACAAAGTCAAGTTCATTGGCTCCTTTAATGTCCTCTTATGCATATCTCTCGAACCGGAATGACTTTTTCTGTTCAACCCTGCTACAAGGGAGCTGAAAAGAATACCCAACTTTTACATCGACATCAACCGGTCCTTAGATGATCGTGTTTCTCGACCTCTGGTATATGGTTTCGGATATGATCACTCTTTCGATGATTACAATGTTGTCAAATTCATGTATGAATCCATTGTCTATGTCTACTCATTGAAAACAGATACTTGGAGAAGAGCCCAAAGATTCTCTTACCGCAGATTTAATAGTGATTCGGGTGTCCACCTTAATGGCGCTGTCCATTGGGTGTTTGCTCGAGGTAAGGATTCTTCATTAGTGTCGATGCCAAGGTTGATCGTTGCATTCGATTTTGCTGAAGGAATGTTCCGGGAATTGCCTCGACCATATGATGATGCAGAGAATGTGACTGCAATTGGGGTTTTAGGAGGATGTCTTTGTTGGCTAGGGGAGCAACAAGATTTCTGGGTTATGAAGGAATACGCTGTGAAAGAATCATGGACTAAAGTCGTGATCGGCGTCCCCTTTTTGAACTTGAGACCTAGTTTCTTGAAGAATGATGAAGCTTTGTTGGTGATTAATGAAGGATTGATTGTTTACAATCCAAAAGAAGATACGCACAGGGAGATTGTAATCCATGGCATCAATGGCAGGGGGAATCTTGAAATAGAGACATATGTGGAGAGCCTTGTTTCACTTAATGTATAGAAGTGGGAGTTGAAAGAGATATCAGATTAAAATTTATGAGGATTGGATATGTTTTTAATTTCGATATAACATTTGGAATAtggaatttttaatttattatgaatatagttattatattttatattttttgaagttaaattcagttttatatatgaattttaaattttgttaaatttatttatatttataaaatttattttaagtttattattattaatttctatttttttaaaatcatattattttaatttaatatttatgtttttcaattaaagttttaaatataGATAATTTAACCTCTTTCTTTGATGTttatattatagtatatactattataTACATGATATAAATTATgctataataacataaaaaaataactatgCTATAATAACTTTGTATTCATAAGTAtcgactttttttttaaagaactttAAAGATTTATTGATTAACCAATAAGTGTAGGGTATAGTGAATTAATGGCAAAACATATAGCATTTTCAAGGAAAAAACCTTAAGTTCAAATATTAGAATGATATTGTTGAAAAAGATtggttggaaaattattttttagtatgTGTCTCAATTGTAATATATCTGTGTTTTGGtagttaaaagttttattttgtgTGATATTGTAGCACCTTTTAATGatattgttaaatttaattttatattaaatttttaattaaaatagtgtCATAAGTTAATTGGATATCAACTCAGTTGAACAATTATTAAAATactcttttatataaaaaaataagaaatattaataggagaatatttttatcttatattttttaataaaataatactacaaacaaatacaaattttaaattttaatttaaccaactttatataaatatgttttttttcatCCACGTCCATTAAAAAACTTAAGACGTGTCCTAGACAATAACTATATATGTCctcttttttaaaaatcaaataatttggagactaaagaaaaagatagaaaaggagagtatttcacaaatataaaaaatatatttgtggGATCTAAttagagaaaatatttgatactcCAGAGAAAATCagaaaaaagtgaaaaagaaattattaaattgaaaattgctATCTTAAGTGAGATTAACAACCTGTTTTTGCTGGTTTTCAAGGAAAATACAACATTGGCAAATTCAACAAACCAAAtacgtttgtttttttttttcacttttacgTTTGCTTTGTCTTCTTTTCTCTTCCTTTAACACAAAAATGTGGTCATTGATGACCAACAAAATCTCTGATTCTGAGTCCCCTTCCTTAATCCCCAGCCCCTTTCAGGCATGCCCCACCAATCAGGGCGGGAGTTCTTCCATGGCCCCCCCACCACCAACCCTAATATTGACCTTGCATGGCCTTTTGGCAAGCTAGAAGGTCTCGATTGTGATGACATTCGTGAAGCTGCCTACGAAATATTCTTCACAGCTTGTCGTTCATCGCCGGGCTTCGTAGGACGAAATGTTTTAACCTTTCACTCTTCACATGATAATGGAGATGGAGGAAACGGGTCCGGGCCTGGCTCACCAGGCAGGCGGGTCAATAATGGGGCGGCGACCATGAACCCTGCGAGTAAGATTAAAAGAGCCttggggttgaagatgatgaaaaaaacACATTCCAGGAGGATGTCAATTTGTGCCATGGGCTTTAGCAATGGTGGCGGCGGCGGCAGTGGTGGGTCGTCACCATCATCGCCTGTTTCTCATCATGGACATAGCGCTTCCATTTTCGGTTTTAGCCCTGTAGCTGGATTAGGGTTTTCTACGTTGAAACCGCCAAACTCTAGACGACCATTGACGTCGGCGGAGATTATGAAGCAACAAATGAGGGTGAATGAGCAAAGTGATAATAGGCTTAGAAAGAGTCTTATGAGAACCCTTGTTGGCCAAGTACGTACATTTATAAGCATTTCATGCATTGTTTTGTATTATATATCATCTATATATACTCAAAACTACTATAAATTTAGAAGCAATTTAGGTTAGGATATTGAAGTTTAATGCTAAATCCATATTGGTTTTGGACAGATGGGTAGGAGGCCCGAGACCATCATTCTTCCACTTGAGCTTCTTCGGCATTTAAAACCATCCGAATTCAATGACTTGCATGAGTACCATATTTGGCAAAAGCGTCAACTCAAGATCTTAGAAGTAGGTCTACTTTTATACCCATCAATCCCTACAGATAAATCTAACCCTTTAGTAATACGTTTACGCGAGATAATCCGAGCCGGTGACTTAAATCCTATCGACACGAGCAAGAATTCCGACATGATGAGATCATTGTGCAACGCTGTTGTTTCTTTAGCTTGGAGAGGCACCAATGGTACTCCCACAGATGTGTGCCACTGGGCTGATGGGTACCCTTTTAACATTCACATGTACATATCTCTCCTTCAAGccatatttgatgttaaggatgAGATAATGGTCCTTGATGAGGTTGATGAGTTGCTGGAGTTAATGAAGAAGACATGGTCAACATTAGGAATCAATAGGTCAATCCACAATGCATGTTTCACTTGGGTTCTTTTTCAGCAATATGTTGTGACTAACCAGATAGAGCCTAATCTTCTTTCTGCTGCATATACTATGTTGACAGAGGTGGAAATCGATGCTAGAAAACCAGACAAAGAGACAACATATGTGAAATTTTTGTCTTCTATGTTGGTTTCAATAAAGAGTTGGGTTGAAAAGAGGTTATTTTACTACCATGAATGTTtcaataaaggaaatattgatgAGATCGAAAATCTTTTGCCTTTGGCATTGTTTTCAGCAAAGGTTTTGAGTGAAGATGTTGGTATCatggaaggggaaggggaagggagTAAGAAAGGAGATGTAATGCTTGTCGATTCCACCAGTGATTGCTTAGATCGTTACATTCGATCTTCTGTGAAAAATGCTTTTGCAAAGGTGGGTGATCATACTTGTAAGCAATTATCCTAAAAGTTGCTACTCACTTGCTCTGcatttatatctatatatatttgtttaattgttACTTCTTCGTTGATTGGTTTatagatgatagaaaatgaaaatgTCAAACATACAGAAGAAAATGGACCAAGTGCAGCTCTAATTGATTTGGCTAAGGAAACTGAGGATTTGGCTGCAAAGGAGAGGGAGTTATTTAGCCCTATATTGAAGAAATGGCATCCAATTGCAGGTGGAGTTGCAGCAGTGACATTACACCAATGCTATGGAACAGTGTTGAAGCAATATTTAGCTAAGACAATTATGCTAACCGATGAGATATTTGGGGTGCTACAAAGAGCTGAAAAGCTGGAAAAGGTTTTAGTTCAAATGGTGGTTAAAGATTCAGAAGAGTGTGATGATGGAGGCAAAGGAATTATCAGAGAAATGATCccatatgaatttgattcaacCAGATTGAAGCTCTTGAGACAATGGATCGATGAAAGGCTAAAGAAAGAGAAAGAGTTACTATGTAGAGTAAAAGAAACTGAAGTTAGTCGATCTTTTTTCTATGTCTAAGCTAAAAACTAATAATATATTTATGATTTGAACTTGataattggttggaaattttatGTTGCAGACATGGAACCCAAAGTCCAAATCTGAGCCATATACACAATCATGTATGGGGCTAATGAGATCGGCCAATCAAATGGTGAAAGATTTCTTTGATATTCCAATTGGCATTACAGATGATTTGATTCTTGATCTAGCTGAAGGCTTAAAGCTAATCTTCCAAGAATACATTACTTTTGTAGCATCATGTGGTGAGATTTCATAaaactcttcttttctttttgggaAACCTTTCTTGTTACTCATAAATGGCTGTCACATTGTTTTCAGGGTCAAAAGAAAGTCATCTGCCAGAACTTCCTCCTCTAACAAGGTGTAACCGTGATTCAAAGTTCTTCAAACTATGGAGAAAGGCCAATCCTTGTAGTGTTGGAATACAGGACATGCATCAAATTATTACCACCGAGAGAAACCACACTCGCCCCTCGATGAGCCGTGGTACGCAACGTCTTTACGTCCGCCTTAATACCTTACACTACCTCATCTCTCACCTTAATTCCCTTGATAAAACTCTCACCCTCTCACCTAAAGTCTCAACCACACCAACTCATCTTGGCGACAGTCATAAACACTGCGGTGCTTCGCCTCCCCACTTCAAACATGTCAACACATTGATCCAATCGGCTTGTGATCACGTCTCTGAAGTCGCTGCTTACCGTCTCGTTTTCCTCGACTCGAAGTTGGTTTTCTATGAAAGTCTTTACGTGGGGGAAGTAGGCAATGCAAGGATTAGACCTTTGATCAAAGTCCTAAAGCATAACCTCACGCTTCTTACTGCAATACTCACTGACAAGGCTCAAGCATTAGCAACTAAAGAAATTATGAAAGCATCGTTCGAAGCCTTTGTATTGGTATTGCTTGCTGGGGGACCTTCTAGGTTCTTTGAACGATCAGACCATGAGATGATTGAGGAAGATTTTGAGAGCTTGAAAAGGGTGTTTTGTACTTGTGGTGAAGGGTTGATACCTGAGGACGTGGTCCAAAGTGAGGCTGAACTAATTGAAGGGGTGATAGCATTGATGGGTCAAAGCACTGAACAATTAGCTGAAGATTTGAGTATCATTAGTCGTGAAACCAGTGGAACAGGTGCCACTAGCCTAGGCCAAAAGCTACCTATGCCACCCACAACAAGAAGGTGGAATAGTGGAGATCCTAATACAATACTCAGGGTTTTGTGCCATAGGAATGATCGAGAAGCCAATCAATTCTTGAAAAAGGAATTTCAATTGCCAAAAAGGAAATGATATGAAAGACGACAATGTATTCATTTGAACAACAGATTTTTGGTTTGGGTTTGTTTTAGCATCCATTTTCAGTTGATCTAATTGTCTTCAAACTTTTAACTTAATGTTTATATCAACGTCTTTATGATGGGGGGTTATACAAGGTATTTATGCCTGTTAAATTCTTTGTAGTGTTAGGgtcaattttgaaataattttatctcaAAATAGTACATTTCTTCTCAAAATCCTTTATCTTTCTttcaaaaattgtaaatattgcaTTTTTGTTGTACCATCTAATTTCAATAAATCATCGATATGTTaatgatagaaaaaaaattacaaaatttatgtACAAAGTCATCTATATAACTCATCACACCTTTTTTACTTTTGTAATGaaaaatgatgttttttttttacaactaTAATTCGATTTGAAGTTCTTTTTGAAGAAGGTTAATATCTAATTGATAGGTCACAACTTGagtataaaataattaatgataaaatattgGTAATGTTGTATTATACTAAATGACTTTGTTTCACAAGTGGGTCACTAAGAATACCTTCAATTTTATCGTTGACAAGGTTAGGAGGAAGTTGGATAGTTGGAATGCTAGTATACTTTCAATGGCTGGATGAGTCACTTTGGCTCAAGCTATTCTGTTGTCGATACCCAATTATTTTATGCAAACTATGAAGATTCCTCATGGTATTTGtgtaaaaattgagaaaattgtcAGGGGTTTTATCTAGGGGAGTACTGATTCTAGAAAGAAGATGTCTTTGGTTAATTGGGGAGATTACTACCAACCCTTGTCTAATGGGGGTCTTGGAATGCGATGTCTTAAAGAATAGAACAATTCTTTTATGCTTAAGTTGAGTTTCAATCTTCTTACTAATAAGGAAACATGATGGGTTAGAGTCCTCTGAGCAAAATATAATATTACTAAGGTAATTTCAAAAGACATCTATTGTAGTAAATGTTCTTTCGTCTAGAGATTGATTTCAAAGGTTTGACCTCTACTATGCCAAAGTCTACTCTGGTCTGTTGGTGATGAGAATCTTGTGAAATTTTGGACTGATAATTGCATAGCAGATGTGGGCCCTCTTCTCAATTTTTGTTGGTTCCCATATCTTATTGCTGTTTCTATCACATTGAACGAGGTTGTTTCTATGGAAGGAAATTTGAATAAGGATTATTTACATTGCTTTTTAAATAGTGACACTCTTTCTTATATTGCTGGAATCCTGTCTCTGAATTCTCTGGTTGGTAAAGATGCTATTATATCAAAATGGTTTCCAAATGGTATTTATACATTCAAATTCACTTATAGTATACTCTTGGAAAATTCTTTTAACCCTTCGGATGACAAATGAAAGCTTCTCTGGGCTTTGGATGGTCCTCATCGGGTTCGTCATTTTCTTTGGTTGGTACTCAAAGAATGCCTATTGACTAATGTGGAATGTTGTAAATGAGGAGTCTCGACAGACCCTTCTTGTGCGATTTGTGAGAGAGCCGATGTCACCATGCCATAAACATCAACTAaccattaaacataaatttacctatacatgccattataaccttgaccaagacatcaaaatctactgatataatcgctggatagt includes these proteins:
- the LOC107895823 gene encoding F-box/kelch-repeat protein At3g06240, producing MQSNLSSDVIVEILMRLPVKSICRFKCVCKLWCLLISDPTFIKRHLNLAIIDKDIEHQRQKLILRSSSTPSLELKRIPNFYIDINRSLDDRVSRPLVYGFGYDHSFDDYNVVKFMYESIVYVYSLKTDTWRRAQRFSYRRFNSDSGVHLNGAVHWVFARGKDSSLVSMPRLIVAFDFAEGMFRELPRPYDDAENVTAIGVLGGCLCWLGEQQDFWVMKEYAVKESWTKVVIGVPFLNLRPSFLKNDEALLVINEGLIVYNPKEDTHREIVIHGINGRGNLEIETYVESLVSLNV
- the LOC107897744 gene encoding protein unc-13 homolog, with translation MPHQSGREFFHGPPTTNPNIDLAWPFGKLEGLDCDDIREAAYEIFFTACRSSPGFVGRNVLTFHSSHDNGDGGNGSGPGSPGRRVNNGAATMNPASKIKRALGLKMMKKTHSRRMSICAMGFSNGGGGGSGGSSPSSPVSHHGHSASIFGFSPVAGLGFSTLKPPNSRRPLTSAEIMKQQMRVNEQSDNRLRKSLMRTLVGQMGRRPETIILPLELLRHLKPSEFNDLHEYHIWQKRQLKILEVGLLLYPSIPTDKSNPLVIRLREIIRAGDLNPIDTSKNSDMMRSLCNAVVSLAWRGTNGTPTDVCHWADGYPFNIHMYISLLQAIFDVKDEIMVLDEVDELLELMKKTWSTLGINRSIHNACFTWVLFQQYVVTNQIEPNLLSAAYTMLTEVEIDARKPDKETTYVKFLSSMLVSIKSWVEKRLFYYHECFNKGNIDEIENLLPLALFSAKVLSEDVGIMEGEGEGSKKGDVMLVDSTSDCLDRYIRSSVKNAFAKMIENENVKHTEENGPSAALIDLAKETEDLAAKERELFSPILKKWHPIAGGVAAVTLHQCYGTVLKQYLAKTIMLTDEIFGVLQRAEKLEKVLVQMVVKDSEECDDGGKGIIREMIPYEFDSTRLKLLRQWIDERLKKEKELLCRVKETETWNPKSKSEPYTQSCMGLMRSANQMVKDFFDIPIGITDDLILDLAEGLKLIFQEYITFVASCGSKESHLPELPPLTRCNRDSKFFKLWRKANPCSVGIQDMHQIITTERNHTRPSMSRGTQRLYVRLNTLHYLISHLNSLDKTLTLSPKVSTTPTHLGDSHKHCGASPPHFKHVNTLIQSACDHVSEVAAYRLVFLDSKLVFYESLYVGEVGNARIRPLIKVLKHNLTLLTAILTDKAQALATKEIMKASFEAFVLVLLAGGPSRFFERSDHEMIEEDFESLKRVFCTCGEGLIPEDVVQSEAELIEGVIALMGQSTEQLAEDLSIISRETSGTGATSLGQKLPMPPTTRRWNSGDPNTILRVLCHRNDREANQFLKKEFQLPKRK